Proteins from a genomic interval of Streptomyces sp. NBC_01445:
- a CDS encoding tellurite resistance/C4-dicarboxylate transporter family protein, which yields MGDRVPAGGGLVGWWVELPPGAGTAVMATGIVSIGLHLVGQEALSWILFVLAALVWLALAVDFARQLLREREQWEVKADKPPALTAVAATTILGTWFALQGWSGVAVAALVVAVLIWPVLLTAVVRHWRRRLPGTVFLVCVATQGLAVLGGTLALSLPSGWLAWPALGCFLLGLAFYPIAFLRFDLGQVRSGAGDQWVAGGTLAISALAGSKLLAVPAWRGTAAQDALCALTLVTLALSVCWYAVLVFAEARWPRPHYDVRRWATVFPMGMTAVATLPDADAAAVGWLRTPGQVLLWIAVTAWVITLVGLVRHLATYSR from the coding sequence ATGGGTGATCGTGTCCCGGCCGGGGGCGGGCTAGTCGGCTGGTGGGTGGAGCTGCCCCCGGGAGCAGGAACAGCGGTGATGGCGACCGGGATTGTCTCCATCGGGTTGCACCTGGTCGGGCAGGAGGCGCTCTCGTGGATCCTGTTCGTCCTCGCCGCCCTCGTATGGCTCGCCCTCGCCGTCGACTTCGCGCGGCAGCTACTGCGCGAACGGGAACAGTGGGAGGTCAAGGCAGACAAGCCGCCCGCGCTGACAGCAGTGGCCGCGACGACCATCCTCGGGACCTGGTTCGCACTACAGGGATGGTCGGGTGTCGCCGTCGCTGCGCTGGTCGTCGCGGTGCTGATCTGGCCGGTGTTGCTGACGGCGGTGGTGCGGCACTGGCGGCGGCGCTTGCCGGGCACGGTGTTCCTGGTGTGTGTCGCGACGCAGGGCCTGGCCGTGCTGGGTGGAACGCTGGCCCTCTCGCTGCCGTCCGGGTGGCTCGCCTGGCCGGCGCTGGGCTGCTTCCTGCTCGGGCTGGCGTTCTACCCGATCGCCTTTCTCCGCTTCGACCTCGGCCAGGTACGGTCCGGCGCGGGCGACCAGTGGGTGGCGGGCGGGACGCTGGCGATCTCCGCGCTCGCCGGGTCGAAGTTGTTGGCCGTGCCCGCCTGGCGCGGCACCGCTGCACAAGATGCGCTGTGTGCGCTCACTCTGGTCACGCTCGCGCTGTCCGTGTGCTGGTACGCCGTCCTCGTCTTCGCCGAGGCACGCTGGCCGCGTCCGCACTACGACGTGAGGCGCTGGGCGACGGTCTTCCCGATGGGCATGACGGCCGTCGCCACCCTGCCCGACGCCGACGCCGCGGCCGTGGGCTGGCTGCGGACGCCGGGGCAGGTATTGCTCTGGATCGCCGTCACCGCCTGGGTGATCACGCTGGTCGGGCTGGTCAGGCACTTGGCCACGTATTCGCGGTGA